In bacterium, the genomic stretch GTCACGATCCGATTCTGACGGTCTAAATTGATTGCCTTTGTACCGGTACGGAGGTTGATTTTACTCGTCTCATAAAAGGCACGGTTCTTTATTTCGGGATAATCTTTGGAAAGGCTATCATCGAGAAGGAACTCTTTGGACAATGGGGGTCTGTCAATAGGTGGGTTTGGTTCCCAACCAATGAGAGTTATCGTCCCGACGTGATCGCGCTCACGGATATACTGTGCCGCCCAGGCAGATGCCTCTCCGCCCCCAACCAGCAAATACTTGACTGTCTCTTCCATTGTTTTCTCCTTTATTATGCATAGTCCTGATTATCAATACCCTACGAGGACAAGTCCTGTTCCTCGTTATATAAAGAGTAATTCGTCGTTCTTTTAGTTTTTCCTTCTTAATTCTTTGATTCCTAATCACCCAACCTCACTTAGTCAAAAGGAGTTGCGTTTAACGGTTCACCGTCGTGGTGGCCGAATCGGTCTACTCGGCAGAGGTCGCCGTAGGCGCAATGATTGCAGTGATCGCCTGGACGCGGAGTAATTTGTGCCTGTTTAAGCTGCATCGCAAGGCGAGCAACCTTTTTTTTGGTGGAGAGAAGCCATTGGTTGAATTGGGGAATCCCCATCGTTTTAATACTGCGAGAGTCTTCGCCGGCCATTGGCCGAGCGAATTGAGCGCGTTGGGAGGCTGGAATATCCAAGTTCAATAATCGGTCTCTGGCTCCTCGGGAAAGGGAGTCGTAGGCCGGAATAATGTTAGCGATACCGAATAGCTCCTTCAAAGCCATTGCGTAGAGGGGCATCTGGAGGGAGCCGCCGTTATCGACCTCAATCCACCTTTGCTGTCCTTCCAGCTTATAGTCAATTACCATTGCCAAATTGCCGTCCTCGTTTACGTCTACTCTGTCCATCGTGCCGCAGATATTGAGCGTTTCGCCGGTTGGCAAGGGGATGCTTAGCGGCTGGGGCTTTGAGTTGGGGTCAAGGGGACGATCTGAGGGCATATCGGGTTCCTCGGGCGCGGCAATCATGCCGAATGCCAACTCAAACATATTCGGCTGCAGTCCAAATGCGGCTTGATATAACGCCTCGCGAATCGCAAAACCGCTGAGCA encodes the following:
- a CDS encoding FAD-dependent oxidoreductase, which translates into the protein MEETVKYLLVGGGEASAWAAQYIRERDHVGTITLIGWEPNPPIDRPPLSKEFLLDDSLSKDYPEIKNRAFYETSKINLRTGTKAINLDRQNRIVT